The Alligator mississippiensis isolate rAllMis1 chromosome 11, rAllMis1, whole genome shotgun sequence genomic interval ctacctgtggtgggagagctgtcctgttccctgtccaagaaaacaaggaaaagaacTGGTCAAAGATTTCGGCTTTCTCGTCTGGcttagccacaagattaccatttgagtctaacaggggtcctacattacccagtgcccacttcttgctcccaatgtatttgaaggactttttgttgtccttaatcctggtcgctagcctgagcaccatctctgtcttggccttcctaatggccctcctacactcacaggccaaggagtattcctccttggcgATAGCCCTTTTCTTCCAGCTGGTGTACgtctcccttttggccctcaggcattctcgaatgcctttgctgagccaggggggtttTCAGAGCACtcttcccccttctttctctcagaGACTGTtacactctgagcctggaggatcgtcccTTTAAGGTACAACTatccctcatggattcccataTCCTCgaccttttgggccctcagtgcctcccccactaatctcctaaattcattgaagttggcccttctgaagtcaggggctttagtcttgaGATAAGTCCTCAataccctgcactggatggtgaattccagcagacgatgatcaCGGTCACCCAGGTGGTTAAGGACCTGCAGTCTCCTCATCAAGTCgtccccagtggccaagaccaggtccagcaaggcttctcccctagtggggctctgcacctcctggataaggtggaggtcctagctgtatttcagctaggaactgatcttgaaacttgacacacatcatgccctcagaagggtctacgattcctgcaagtttcatccaaatctgaccagaaataacaaagttatagactgttttgaccttccctattatagcctccAGGCGCAACTTAGAAACAGCATCGAAACGTtgcgacttgcctcattttgaggctgttttgatcaTATccgttttgttttgattttgctgtttcgaccttgaaacaaaactggtggtgaaatttcgcacagccctaatccagagaggttgtgggatcttcAACCTTGGACAGTAAGGGCTAggtaaagccttggctgggataagaGTTGAGGATGGACCtgttctgagcagggggttggactagaattgacctcctgaggtcccttccaactcatgttctctgattctatgaaggGACAAGCCATGTCTCATAGGGAAACTCTCTCCAGGCCCGTGTGTCAGCGGTGTCCATCTGTCCAGCACAAACTCACAGATGTCCCTCCTGCTAATAATGTGAAGGCCATACACCTCAaccccttcagaataaaagtCATCACAAGCcatttttcctttatattttaatataatccttTTGGGTGGAAGCAGAACAAGGCTTAAGCCATTCtccagagtggggagggaaggggaggaaggaaccCAGCAATGGGCCAAAGACAGCCCCAACCCCTGCGTAAAATAGACCATTCCAGTAgaaacccctcccctcccattcatataaattaaaCTCTCACTCTCCTGAGACAGGAGTGGGTGTAGAAGAGCAGCTCTAAAAATAAACACCTCTTACGTTAGATCTCCCCCTCCTCAAAGGTCCGGCCCCACCCCTGTGGCTGTGGCCCTGCAACAGTCCTTCCgttgtgggtggctgtggagctgTGGAGGTCTCcgagaggggatgggcaggtccttGAGCAGCACCTCCCCAGAGCCAAGTCACTCCCGGGGCCGGTTGATGATGACCTCGCCCAAagcctccagcacctcccgcttGTAGTCCTCGAAATCGCCATCAATTTGGTTGACGGATcgctcctccaccacccacagCTGACAGCTGGTCTCTGTGATCAGTCGTGCATCATGGCTGACGATGATGACCGCTGCaaagtggaggaaggaggcaaAGCGGAGGAAGGAGGCAAAGCATAAGAGGGGTATTGGCTGGAGCCATTTCCAGACTGGAGAAGAATGGAAAGTCCCCATGGTTTTTCCATCAGCCACTGCTaggacagggctgggccatgAAGGACATGACTGGGACCCAAtggggaccctggcaggagggtACTGCTTCTAGTGAATCAACCCTCCCATGGGACTTATAGGCTCACCTCCAGCCTagtaacccttctgcttccctgaagccccagactggacccccatccatgccagcctggACCCACAAGGCCACCCTAGCCCACTATCACCATCTACCCTTGAGTTcgatccatgggcccagtatCCCCCCAACCCTGTCCTCCTCTTGTCAGGCCAGTGGATCCTTCCCACCTTGATGGTTCTACTCACCTCCTTTGTACTCGTTGATGGCATCACCCAAGGCATCGATTGACTCAATGTCCAGATTATTTGTGGGTTCATCCTGAGAAAATGACAAATCCCAaataaaacccaggagtcctgagacACAGAACCTTCCTCCCTCTACACACACCCACCCTGCATCCCTCAGCTAGAGACAGGACCCAGGCATCTTCACAAACCCTGTCCCTCACTCGGACCTGCTGGACATCACTCCTTTCCAAGACCAGAGCAGGACACAACCTAAGAGCCCCAATTCTCATGCTCACTCTGCTCACCCCCCGCCCTTCTTTCCCAGAGCAGGGAACTAATCAGAACCCCATTCCCATCACCTAAGACTCACCAGGATGAGCACATCGGGTTCCCTGCAGGACAGCTCAGCAAACACTACACGGGCTTTCTGCCCCCCTGCATAGGAAAAGAAAAGGGCCCCGAGACGTGGGGTGAAAcaatcccttctccttccccaaaatgccatgATCCAACTTCCCATCCAACAGCAGttcagtgcccttcactcccatccTGGGGAAGGGCAAAGCTACTGGAAGTGCCACCTCCCGCCtcagctctcccctgcatggccaaacccacacccctcccagaaGCACACAGTTCTAGCCCATCCCGGACTTCTACCTCAATGCCAGCCCTCACCTGTGGAGACCCAGACTATCTTTCCCTTTGCCTCAACCCTCACCTCCTGATCAGCTCCCTGTGTAGCTCCTTTGTATTAACTCTGCCCTCTGCCTGGAAGCCCCCGCCCCATACCTGACAATTTGCAGATCTGGATGGTGTGAGCGTGGCTCTCGAGGCCAAAACGCCCCAGGCACTTGcgagcatcctggtagggcaggttGAAATTGCGCTGCAGGTACTCTGTGGCCGTCTCCTGCATGTTGAGCTGGTCAGCGTACTGCTGGTTGAAGAACCCGACTTTCTGCcaggaaggaagggggtgggttTCACCACCTGTTGCGACCTGTCCAGGTCTCCCTCCACTGctctgcaggtgcccctcactctgccccacacccatTCGTTTAGCCATGGGCTCTGAACACCCCTCAAccctgtagggcaggggtgggtaaaatatggcccgtTCACTCTGTCCGACTCTACTTGGCCCGTGGGGCACCTACAAAAGTTTAGaagattaatattaatctgctccaggctccctgtcaaagctgacaggagccaggacagtaggacccaggggaagcggCATGAGTCAGAAgaaagccagcccagccctgaccccccCACTGGGAAGTCTCTCCCTGCCCAAGCTTTGCCTGcaagggctgctccagcaccacctggcccCTGCTGAATCGCTGgacttgggggagcaggggtgtactggtggtgggtgggtggttagCAAAGTACAGTGTGTGCATATAGTCAGCAAAGCACAcagtgtgtgcatatatgtatatatagtcaGCAAAGCACACAGTGTGTGCGCACGCAATAATGGAGAGGGAGTGTGCGTGTTTGTAGGGTGAGTTCCACAAgcacccccccaccatacacatgcacccccccttcacactgccatacacatagacccccccacaccccagccaccctccccctacaaaagccccatacccacccagaccccacatatccacacacccacatgctccctgccccccacacacctatACCTACCCCCTCATGCCCCCAACACCCTCACAgtatacaggagtaagacttcatttaagctattgtgcaatcacctctatgcacactatgcaaacgcatgtaaatcaggacaaaagcattttttgaaatcaaatcaattaatgttgtagatgtttgatctttagaatataatttggtgtttttctggttgagatggcaaaaccccttgctgaaatgagtatttctgggggcaaagggaggggctTCTGACGagaaaggtcaggggttaggggagggacttctgatcccaagatggcgaccagggggcagggcacctgtaaGGAGGCAGGACtatccatgtggccctcaacagcttgccaaaacttggtaagcagccctccacccaaaataactgcctgcccctgctgcaggagctccACATTACCATCCAGTCATCACTTACTAGTCTGTGGTTTTTCCTCATCTCCCCTTTCGTCTGGAAGGTAAAGAAAACAAGGATTAGAGCCTGTGAGGTACCCCTCTGCCCTGACAAGTTCACAGGCTATTCAATAGTATGGCAGGCAGATGGCTCAGACAGCACTGAAATGCAGTTGCTGGTAGGGTAGCTTCATGACAGGTAGTGAGAGGCTGCCTAGGACCACTTTGCCTACTGTTGCTATGCAGCTGCCACTGGGGTCATGAGTAGCCCCACAGCCACTCCAGATAGAAAGCGAGAGGCAAGCATCACTCATAGGCGAGTCTAACCAGGGCCCTGGGGTTGGTAGCCTTACCGGTGTGAGCTTGCccgtcagcagcagcagcagcgtacTCTTCCCAACACCATTGGGACCCACGATACAGACTGAGACCAAGCGAGAGGGAGAGAGACGCAGTTACAAAGAGAGCCCAGCAGGGTACAGTGCTATTATAGGGTCTCCAGCAACCTGGGTAGAAGCTGGTGGTTTAAGATGACAGGGGCTTTTCCCCAAGGCTGTACACGCCCCATtactgctggggctgcacttgagTCTGTTTGTTACTGTTGGGTCCCCAAGACTCTCCTGGCTGGGTACCAGCATAGGGCCTCCCTCCCTGGGACTGCACGTGCCATAACAGGTCACTCACTTCTGGACTCCATGTCGATTCCAAAATCCAGGTTCTTGAAGAGTGGCTTCTGCCCCTCATAGGTAAAGTCAACACCTGCAAGGGAAGGGGCAATGAAAAGAAATCAGCCCATCTGTTATAACCCAGCAGCTCATTGATAACAGGGCCAAGGGAAACCCGGACTCCTCAATGCCTTGTGTCCCCAGGCGGTAAGAAGGGATCAATCACCTGACCCTGATGTGGCTCTTTGGGATAGCTGGTCAAAGGGATGCAGCAGTTGCAGGCAAGAATGGAAGGGAAAGCCTTCATCTAATTATGGTTGTGGGATTGGGAAGGAAACCAAGCTAGAAGGGTTGTGGCCAGGACGCCAGGGTTTATGTCCCCCATTCCACCTTGTGTgaagtgtcacaaccaaattaatcagtgcccatgtcacttgcaagagataccattcagaccatcatctgatcaactaagggttaaaacaaaatcctggcggagagctgtatataaCTTATGCCCACGTCACGAATgagaaacgaaacttaagactggtcagggtaaaaggggatagccctgccataaatccctgcaataaaACCCGAAGGGAGTACTATAGATAATTGGTCAGCTAAAATAAAAAGTGAGGGAAAACTGTATAGAATTGGTCAAAAAACAAGCATAGATACCTCACACGTAACATACtaaaaacctaacccactaccttatAACCTGATAGTAACCTGAgaacacaaagaactgctgcttgccaggaaattaaagattccacttaGCAGTTCATCATTGGATATCTCTAAGaaacacctctgtctataaatagtttagcaacttccgcccaagccggagaaaCTCTGGGAGACCTCTGCAGGAATCTCTAAGGAAAAACCTAAGATCATCATCAAAGTAAATTAACAGTCTAATCAGCTGTCAATAGCTTCCCGTCAGCGTAAATATTGACATATCAAAGCCCTGTAGGCACGATAGCTCGTTCCCGGCGCCACGTCTGTCATCGTTAGCTGTAACCCGAAACTGTACGCTTGATCGTAATCGTTATATCGTTAGCTGCAACCTGAAACCATACGCTTAATTATAATCGCTATAACCGGAAAAACTGCaacggaacaaaggctcagcctgagTTGCGCGTCACTATCTAAGCGATGTAAGTCAACAAATTCCTATAACCAACAcgtgtctgtgcctggttaatcccaccccatccatcactacccgcctgtcaggtgaaagttttactgctccggtgggaGGGGTCAGCAAGCGGCTGCTCTGATCTCCGACATGAAGCATCAGGGATTGTTAACAACTGTCAAGGCTTTAGTGGTAGTAGCAGCCACAGGTGGCACAGGGCCTCGTACAGGCAGGCTGaggcctgctccctgctctgagGCTGAGAAAGAACAATCTCTACTGaacccccagctgctccctgcagcacagtaCCCACTAGCGCTGCTCTGGGACAAGGAGCCCAGCACATCTGGAAGGGAGAGGGccctctgcatgcccctgcagcacagcacttCCCAGTGCCCAGGGCCTACCATGCAAGCCCAGGATGGGGGGGCTGAGCGGTGGCGGGTTGGGGAAGGTGAATTTCACTGTGTACTCCCGGGGCCTCTTCAGCAGCTCAGGGGCCTCATTGGACTCCTCATCCAAGTTCTTCTTGCGGCACTTCTGCTGCTTTCGGGTCAAAGCCTCTTTTGTCTGTTTTTCCTGGAGACAAACAGTGCCATTAGCTAACCTAGTGCTGAGGCCTACCCCTCTGGGGCCTGGCCTGGGAAGGGGacaccagctgggcaggcaaTCTCCCCAGCTTCAGCCCACCCCAGCTTGGAATAAGTGTTTCCACTGTGGCCCTCATgacccccaccatgccctgctaTTGTGACACCCAGTTGTGATTTGGTGAGGTACCTCTCCCCGAGCAACATTTCCTGCAGGCCAGTCACAGTTTATTGCTATGGGGAAATCTGATAGCAAAAGTCCCCACCACTGTAAGCCAGCCTGTCCCCACTAACTGGGGACCAGCTTAGAGCCACCATCTCCAGAGGGAAGAGGTCTCATGTTACGTACCTGCTCCCCTGGGCCACACAGAGGCCCTGGAGTCAGTCTGGATCTCAGGACTTACCGCCTGTTTTGTGGACTTTCCACCGGCCTTAAGGTCTTTAAGCTTCTTTTCCTGCTTCTCATACTGTTTGAGCAGCTCCTTCTGTTTCTGCTGGTACATTTTCTTGAAGGTCACTGTCAGAGATGGGGACAGTAAGGACTCTGAGCTGGGTCTCAGGGGACCTGGAGTCGATTCCCACCTCTACCACCAGTTCCCTGTGTGCAAGCTGAGGAAAGGACACATCCACCTCTTCCCAACCCTCCTATGTGGAAGACCAATCTGTCAGGATATGTTCCATTGTGGGGATATGCAGTTAGGCCCAGTTGAAAGTTACTTCATAAAAAACAGGCTTGTACAGGGAAAAGTGGGTTTCCAATCAAGCCACATTTTGAGCTAAAAGCATCTGCTTgagaagggagggggggcagggacctTGATTTTGTAGCGCTGCTCAGAAAGCACCCATTTTTCCCCTAACAAAACAGGATTCCCTGGTCAGGCTAGTGCATCAAATTGATACAGAGCAGCAATGAGTCCTCACAACGCATCATAAAAGATGCAACGTGTTAGGGGACTCTGTGTTACAAGATCCTCCAAAGGGCGTGTCCCATGATGCACTGAGATACCCAAGATGCACTATAGCAGCTCAGTGTGAAGTCTGCACACTGGGAAATATAGTTGGATGAGaagaaaaaacaaccaaaaaaccacAAAATAAAATGTGGGAGCATGAACTTCCTGCACTACGATATCACAAGAACCAATCTCTCAATACTACTCAGCTGCTCATTAAGAAGGGAGGACAAGGGAAAATGGCCAGGAAACCTGGCCTACAGAGTAGATGGGGGGGCTAACAGTGCAAATCATCTGACCTACATCTCCCATGAAGAACCACAGCTGTACAGTACTCACATTCGTTACCATTAGAGGAAGACAGACAGACCTGGGTCTTGGAGGCACAGAGGCTTTGACAATATATGTGCTAGATGTGTCaccacccactccaccccacacacacacacacacacacacacacacacacacttactgtaGTTGCCCCGGTAGTAGAAGAGCTTCTGAGTGTCCAGGTGAATGATGTCTGTGCAGACATCATCCAGGAAGCCCTGGTCGTGGGAGACAATGAGGAGGGTTTTCTTCCATGTCTGCAGGTAGCTGTGTGGGTGGAAAGGGGACGAGAGTCACTGTCAGACAGATGGATGGATCCCAGGCTCAGAGGAACCTCTTCCACCCCCATGGCTCAGCGGCACTGTGGGGATGGCCATGACTGCACTCAAGACCTGCGAGTGGGGGCGGCACAGTAGGCTTCTCAcccactcttcccccttcccactgAGCCTGCCTGAAGCCCATGGGATACCCTCAGCCCTTCTCAGAAAGGAAAGCTACCTCTGTCACAGCTTATAACCACTCTAGGGCATTCTCAGCCCCATACCAACAGCCACAAGACCCTACTCACACACCCCAACCCAGCTGAGAATGAACCTCCCCCTCATTCCACTGGGCCCACTGATAAATAAGGGGACACCTTCCCACCTCCAGCCCAGGGCggacagcctctgatcccagccagGGGGGCTGGAGACTCACTTGTTGAGCCAGATAACAGCATTGAGGTCCAAGTGGTTCGTGGGCTCATCAAGCATCAGAAGAGTTGGCTCCATAAACAAGGCCCTGAAAGGGATATGAAGGACAGGTGAATGGCACTTTTGTAAGTAGTACCCTGGGCAAGAAGAACAGCCTTTCCCATCTATGGGAGCTGGTGACAGGGGTGATCACTCTGGCCTGGGGGTAACAAGATTGTCAGGTCTTAGTGTAGCTCCCCACTGGGCCAAGGGAAGATGGCTAGCAAACCTGGCCGACGGAGTACATGGGGGGGGCTAACAGTGCAAATCATCTGACCTACATCTCCCATGAACAACCACAGCTGTACAGTACTCACATTCGTTACCATTAGAGTCTGCTTCCTGCACTCAGTGGCACTATTTGCCTCCTCCGTTGGCAGCCTCGCAAACAAGGCTGCAGGGCACACAGGCCTCAGAGCCACCAGCAGAGGATTCCAAATACACTGAGGGAACACAGCTGAAGTGCTGGGGAGTTCCTCATGACCACATCCCCAGGCTGTGGGACAGACCTGTGCTCAGACATCCACCCCCTCTCTTGTTCTTGGAAGTGCTgagagctgggaggggtggggatggaacaggatctgggtctacctcccacccccaccccagctggtgcACCCATATAAAAGTTATCTCCCTGCAGGCCATtgcacagggaaggaaggggctcAGAGCTATGTTATACCCTCACCTGGCCAGAGACACCCTCATGCGCCAGCCACCCGAGAACTTCTTGGTCTGCCGGTTCTGCATCTCAGGGTTGAAACCCAAACCAGCCAAGATGCGCCGGGCCttggcctctgctgcagctgcccccatggcccGGAGTTCCTCGtagacctggggagggggagatgcgGGCACTAAGGATGCGAGTCTAACAAGGACAGGGAGTCCACCGCCCTGTACTGCAAGCACCAGCACTACTTGCCTCATTTCCCTTCCACTGCCAGAGCCTGACCCTGCTTCCCAGCGCCTCAACTCCCTCTTGCCAATACACCCATAACATATTGGCAACCTTCACACCCAGCAGCGATCACTCAGCTTCCATCACCCCCAGGTGTGACATCTCAGAGCAGTGTCTCTGCTTCTCCACGGCCCTCCCTGTACCTTCTCCAGCCGCTCAGCCACACTGTCATCCCCCttctccagcagagcctgcagctttttctcctcttccagcagcttcAGCCGTTTAGTGTCAGCTTTCAGCACAGCCTGGACCGCAGGGGTCTCATCCgctaccacctctggggagaggagctgtgggtgaggggAAGGCTTCCCCCTCTAAGCAGTAGACCCTTCTCTAGTCCCCATGCAGGTGGAAGGGAGCCAGAAGTCCCAACACCCAGCCCTGCTAGTAGACCCCACTCTCTCTTGGACCTGAGATGGACCCCAGGCATACTAAtgcccctcctgcctccctttaCCTTGCTCACAGAGCAGCACATCAATGTTGGGTGGGATACTCAGGGCCCGGTTTGCAATGTGCTTCAGCAGGGTGGTTTTGCCTttcctgcaatgagggaggggcaaaaaaataaaaaccccatGGACAAAAGCAAAGGGAAACCACCAGCCCCTTGTcacagctccagccctgtcccctgcagtgCCACACCCCCTGCTGAGCTCTCCATATACCTACCCGTTGGGTCCCACGAGGCCATACCGGCGCCCGGCCACGATGTACAGATCCGCATTGACAAAGAGCTCTTTGCCATGAGCCGAGATGCTGAACTTCTCCAGCTGCAATGATGGGATTACTGATACTGCTGCCATCAGAATAAAATgctctggctcccccaccccaaacgAGCTACATGGAAGATCtaccctctccccctgctccccaccattaCAGCTCCCATGGGAGGATCCATTCTGCACGCAGACTTTAACTGCAAGACCCACTTCTGCCAGCGGGTACACTCCACTCAGGTTCTGTGGCCAGCTTTCTCCCACCCAAACTGCCCTCCCTTGGTACACCCCCACTTTCTGTATCAGACAAGACTCCACACAGCTCTGCAACCCACTCAAATGGTACCActgtccctgcttccccctggcccagtccagcccaggctgggatggTTAGTTACATTCCACCTCACTGTCAACACCCATGTGGGACTACCAAACCCTTCTCTCCCAATTGAAACTGTCACATGCTACTGGGAAATGAAAATTTAAGCGTGGGAGGCAAGAATGGCTAGAATATTCCAGGTGAACGAGACACTAACTGTTCACATGCAGCTTCTTGATATGAGAAAAATTGAAGGTGGAGTAAGGGGAAATGAGCAGGCGAGGGGGGAGACTACGAGGGTATTCCAAGGCTGGGGTGGTCTTTACCTTGATATCAGAGGCATTTTCCAGCATGGCCTGACGTGAGGACATCTCTGCCTGCGACACTGAGAAGTCGTTTTCTGCCGCATTTGCTGCTTTCAGGGTTGCCACTTGGCGCTCATACTCCAGCTATGGGGAGACAAGGGTAAGACCTCAGCTGGAggcacatacccccacaccccagctgaaGGACCCCGCACATGGCCCTTGTGCTCTGCAGCCTTGTCACATTAGGATgttcttccccagccctggggccaccTACCCTAATACAAGGGAATGGGGTCCATTCCCAACCTTTCTTCCTGCCTGCTGTCTTCCCGTAGCCAATCCGACCTGGCCAGGGTTGGATTATCCTTCCTCACCACCTGGTTCATATGGGAACCCCCTGCACCACGCGGACTCTCACAGAACCCACCGACCTAGTCTGTCTGGGCTGCCAGTCATATCTTGACCAGCTAAGTGCACAAGCACCAAAAGGGGAACCTCTGGGGCCATGATGTGCCAAGCAGaggcacaggtggggggggggggggggaggagtgtgaAGTTGGGAAGGTGATGACCTAATTCCCCACAAAATGGATCCACCCCAGCTGTCAGTCTCCATCCCACCCAAAAGCACACTCGCATGATGCTTCAGGAGGTGCCAGCAGGGCCTGTGCAGAGCCATTCTGTTGGAGGAACTGAGGCTCAAACACAGAacagagccctgctgctcccagggcacctCCCTTCTGGATCTCACCTGTTTCTTGagctttttcttctccttcttgcTGAGGTGAGCATAAGGGTcatcctccttcttctccccctcttcctcctcctcctcctcctcttccgaATGCTGCACAGCCAAGGAAAAGCTAGTTGTCATCATCACCTTCCACCAAGAACCAAGGACAGAAACCAGGAGCCCTGACTCTCAAACCTGCTTTGGTCTTACTCTAGACCCAACTCCCTTCCCAGTCAGCGGTAGAACTAGGACCATGGGCTCCCAATTCCAGGAAAATGACAGGTTAAAATCCCAATTCAGCCCCACAGTTGGGGGACAGAGGGGAGTTGGATGTCAATAGCTGTTGAGGTCTCAGCCTCATTGTGCCAGTGCCTGGATCCTGGAACATGGGCTGAGAACCCAACAATTTGCCTTTCATATACACCATCATATTAAGTGGCTTGAATGGAGCGCACTCTCCCATCCATGCCCTGGGGAGAAGGGAAGTCTTACAGGCTGGCTGCCTCGCTTGGACTTCCCCTTGTCCTTTTTCGGCTCCTCATCATCATCCtccatttcctcctcttcctcctcatcttcAAGAGCAGCAAATTTATTCTGGGACAAGAGAAGTCAGATCAGATGAAAGTGATTCTTCTGGCAACAGGCAGGCATTCCCCAACACATGCTGAAATGCATCAACC includes:
- the ABCF1 gene encoding ATP-binding cassette sub-family F member 1 isoform X1; amino-acid sequence: MPRGGRAAVPPREEWVGDADEPGRPAGEPADKAVKKGKKDKKAKKSFFEELAEEEKQVSEQQVAVKEKEQQQQQQQQKKKRDKKKDKKKKEEEDVEDNLLIEKLKKLSAQASDEDEEVVAPVSKGSKKKKGGNVFAALSQEQSEEEEEEEEEEVPKPAKLDKNQINKQEDKDSKNKRSKNERNKGKQQGKSTAFAVLAQSEEEESEEESKPEDKAGTTVTKTELGNAGKKGKKNQPVQNKFAALEDDEEEEEMAEYEEKPKQGSQPMVTKQTEVSNTAKKPKGKKNQPVQNKFAALEDEEEEEEMEDDDEEPKKDKGKSKRGSQPHSEEEEEEEEEGEKKEDDPYAHLSKKEKKKLKKQLEYERQVATLKAANAAENDFSVSQAEMSSRQAMLENASDIKLEKFSISAHGKELFVNADLYIVAGRRYGLVGPNGKGKTTLLKHIANRALSIPPNIDVLLCEQEVVADETPAVQAVLKADTKRLKLLEEEKKLQALLEKGDDSVAERLEKVYEELRAMGAAAAEAKARRILAGLGFNPEMQNRQTKKFSGGWRMRVSLARALFMEPTLLMLDEPTNHLDLNAVIWLNNYLQTWKKTLLIVSHDQGFLDDVCTDIIHLDTQKLFYYRGNYMTFKKMYQQKQKELLKQYEKQEKKLKDLKAGGKSTKQAEKQTKEALTRKQQKCRKKNLDEESNEAPELLKRPREYTVKFTFPNPPPLSPPILGLHGVDFTYEGQKPLFKNLDFGIDMESRICIVGPNGVGKSTLLLLLTGKLTPTKGEMRKNHRLKVGFFNQQYADQLNMQETATEYLQRNFNLPYQDARKCLGRFGLESHAHTIQICKLSGGQKARVVFAELSCREPDVLILDEPTNNLDIESIDALGDAINEYKGAVIIVSHDARLITETSCQLWVVEERSVNQIDGDFEDYKREVLEALGEVIINRPRE
- the ABCF1 gene encoding ATP-binding cassette sub-family F member 1 isoform X2, with the translated sequence MPRGGRAAVPPREEWVGDADEPGRPAGEPADKAVKKGKKDKKAKKSFFEELAEEEKQVSEQQVAVKEKEQQQQQQQKKKRDKKKDKKKKEEEDVEDNLLIEKLKKLSAQASDEDEEVVAPVSKGSKKKKGGNVFAALSQEQSEEEEEEEEEEVPKPAKLDKNQINKQEDKDSKNKRSKNERNKGKQQGKSTAFAVLAQSEEEESEEESKPEDKAGTTVTKTELGNAGKKGKKNQPVQNKFAALEDDEEEEEMAEYEEKPKQGSQPMVTKQTEVSNTAKKPKGKKNQPVQNKFAALEDEEEEEEMEDDDEEPKKDKGKSKRGSQPHSEEEEEEEEEGEKKEDDPYAHLSKKEKKKLKKQLEYERQVATLKAANAAENDFSVSQAEMSSRQAMLENASDIKLEKFSISAHGKELFVNADLYIVAGRRYGLVGPNGKGKTTLLKHIANRALSIPPNIDVLLCEQEVVADETPAVQAVLKADTKRLKLLEEEKKLQALLEKGDDSVAERLEKVYEELRAMGAAAAEAKARRILAGLGFNPEMQNRQTKKFSGGWRMRVSLARALFMEPTLLMLDEPTNHLDLNAVIWLNNYLQTWKKTLLIVSHDQGFLDDVCTDIIHLDTQKLFYYRGNYMTFKKMYQQKQKELLKQYEKQEKKLKDLKAGGKSTKQAEKQTKEALTRKQQKCRKKNLDEESNEAPELLKRPREYTVKFTFPNPPPLSPPILGLHGVDFTYEGQKPLFKNLDFGIDMESRICIVGPNGVGKSTLLLLLTGKLTPTKGEMRKNHRLKVGFFNQQYADQLNMQETATEYLQRNFNLPYQDARKCLGRFGLESHAHTIQICKLSGGQKARVVFAELSCREPDVLILDEPTNNLDIESIDALGDAINEYKGAVIIVSHDARLITETSCQLWVVEERSVNQIDGDFEDYKREVLEALGEVIINRPRE